The DNA segment aCTACTGTCATAGATATAGTAGATTAAGTGATGCAATTGAGAAACACAAAGTTACCATGGATTCTTTTGCAGGGAAGATATCGAAACAATGGGAAATAACGCGAGAACCAATCTCGTCCCTTGCGAGCGGAACGGTGAGGACAGAAATCACATGAGATATTTGCTCGGGTGTCCTGAGACACTCGAGAAAAATCCGCAAGTACTGAGGTCTGCAAAGAAATTAACACGAAATTCGAGGAAGTTGTCAAGTTTTCAAAAAGCATGAAAATCAAAAGATACGTACCCTTGagagtggagacagagagacaTTAGTAAACGGACATCAGAAGTGATAGAAGAAACCAACTCGTTCATCTGTTCTTCGTCACAGACTTCGAAAAGCTTTCCAGTTACAACGCCACCGAAGGGATCCATCATCAACGCGCAAATGCCATCTTTCAGCTCTGAAAAGATAATTTGCGTGTCTTCCAATCTCCCTTCTAGGAGCTTCTGACGCAACAACTGGCAACCGTCTGGATCCTTTGCTATCGACAACACTTTTCCCTTCaaatcttcaaaacttttttgaCCTGCGGAATCCATCGGAAATTCATAAATACCGGGCGTCGGAAACTTGGTATCATCCATCATCTTGGGACAAGAAAAGGTTAGGGTTTCGATTATTTGGAATTGGgagaataaaaagaaaaaaggatTTTGATTTCTCGCCTTGCCTTTAAATCCGGTTACCAAACTTCAATCTTATTATagctaattttttattttaaaaaaagttctttttaagttgttttttaaatgtttttttaaagaaaaattatattatttttgtgtttgaatAAACCaatgaaaaacatttatttaattgatgAATGTGTTTGGATGAATACCATTTAATTGCATAGTTTTTTTACTATTATATATTTACATTAAACTTATAAACAATCTAAAAatataagaaaattaaaaataacacaaTAAATCCATAAATCATGACAATTATTCATAAAGATTGAAAATCTTGAAAAAACATaactgttgaaaaatatattattattattatgttgaatgttgaaaattgagttgtaaaattttgaaaaataatgtgtgatgatgtagatgatgatgtttaatttttggactaatctcaaatgtggatctataaataggtcttcatttgtgatgaaaaatacaattgaattgagaaagaaaaaaatttataaagtgtagagtttgatatattttgagttttgaagtttttactttttaccataaatttttactttttcacaacacattatcagcacgatcgcttgaaggttctctataatttctgACGCTCCAAAACATAAGGAGaagacaaaaatattcaacaagtaagattattaattttactgtttatatatttttactatgtatattaatatataatttaatgttattatataaaaggatgtctatgacaccgaccttataataacgtgatatgatatatatttattattatgtatatatactaattatattaatatataatttcatgttattatataaaaggatgtccATGACACCGACCtaataataacgtgatatgatatatatttattatgtatatatactaactgaaagagtgggtgcctggttagccaacttgtggctaagggcttttatgactctatgtataaacaattttttgtttaatatataatttacacttttatgacattgactttatctttcttcatattgttatattatgatatactattgttattttgataaagaccttgaatatactatagtgtatgtaagatgtggtagtacattgggatgactatcattaaacacatcttatagtcactgtatattctaaacagttcctagtcaattgagccgtccgctaataaggataaggatcgctcgagtttgagactagaatttgcgatgtcgagtaccacgttttattggtatgaaacatagagatgttcgaagcatgcaaatgaatattcatatgatgaatgatcgaactaccctattcgaactttccaagtggttatcacttatcgagtggataaagtctgcggttttggttgtacaccattagtccttattacttgaaacatcattgagactctatatgctagtactgtactttgactcgtttaccgactctattggggtcatcaggtgtcgggattgggtacagttacgacacatataggagtcgatgctttgttgtcaaggattcaccacatacttgtgagtgtggatatcctatgctatCTGagtagatattagtgtgacgaatctctggccagagtacatgatgtgttttaggttactcggtgttcctagtaacacatgcgatgtcactatttgatctccaagatgtaatgcatagttatcgaatctcgaacgactctcgatgtaccaatggttgtttattcgatcgggatatatggatgaagggatcgtactgtacgctaaccaaaatctactggttcttgccggcactatcagtgatacctagggaatcgtggggcgatgttgctaggcgctcttaccatgattcgttgggtaagtcgaaaattgttgtttcgagtcacaaggagttgtgagcccacggctagctgtatccctgaaccattgagggtcacacaagtaatggattactaaaccccgttgagatagttaaatttaaagagttaaatttaatgaaagagaagttggacttcttaactaaagggagtggaatttctaaaatgacatagggatggacatttttggaaatcactgaattcggattcaaaaaatttatcttgactttaaaagatgcagaaatggtttctgtgcacattggtaaaatcagtttatcaatcggagtcacgataaattttatattaatttctatattaacaggcttggcttgttgggcttaagttatggattgtgggccctaaggagttagagtcctaatacaatcataacttaatctagtctagaaattatctataaatagattagtagtgttcgaaaatcacaagaattcattctagcaattttcgaaaatcactcatattatttcaagggAATTTttgaaatcctctgtccctttttgaaaaaattcagtttgtgatttttacggaaaattacattctgaattgacagattattctcatcgataaacatctgatttatttctagtgcaatcaatcagaggatttctgttttttgttcgtggacctgattccggagattgatcgtgaagccatcggttcccgagatatacaagaagagcagattaaattttgttggtgtccataatcaagccgttgcttgaagaggtaaaaatttaattgtgattttatttttacttgcataatttaatcgtacagttttgatacccatgatatgaaatcgttccatatataaaaataaaatttttaaacttccgctgcatcgggtatcaattcttaattgatttgaacacgtttttccaacagtggtatcagagacaggttgctcagatcaaacgattaaattaatcgattatacaaaatatttggcctcggttttttttttgaaaaacaaaacgaattttaaaattaaaattttgacggAACAGGGGCATCGGGCAGCGATCGAGGGCAGCGCACAGCgatgcccagggcagcgatcgtcgctgcccgcctccacgtgggcagccctatcCCACGTGGAGGAGGGGGCTGCCCgagaatgtcccgggcagtccgggaaaattaaaattcaatttttaattaaaattttgaaattttgaaattctagtttttggtccgatcgaaaattgtttttgattggttcacgaggcatcggatcgaattgttcgagtccgaaatttttaaaattgatttttggataaatttgaatgttttgaaaatttataaattttatccgttaaattagattttataaaatcaattattttggtacaattgatgataagatatgatcttatgaaaggataagataaaatttgattttatcttttaattatgatgtcattgcatgttatccaattatttaatttttggatggataaggatgatcgattgccatgaccaatgttttaggtgtatgttaggtaatttacatttggttttattgttgttgggttttattaatagGCTTGGtctatagcccaatttgaattgtcatttgtaataaaaagtgggcttggtttttggcccgttcccaccccttaaatatgtatcccctactttcatcaaaatttattgtaaatttgttagacttagtgaaagataaagatttgaagacaatggtgggcccagcagacaataaagaccgaagaaatgtaaatgaaAGCTCAATGttataggattgcattgcatacttgcatatcacctatgATTGGACTtaaactcgtgattggcaaccacgggtcgattagataatgggatcgatcatccttaaataatatatgatattattgatgtatgcatgtttagactaaattgtatgaatcccgcaagcatacataaattgcatgatgagacagattttcaaaaattaaaatctctcattttaaatatgatttaaaattgatatcaagatttataaaagggaatttaaatattgtttaaatgttcctaccttccataaacgatcaatgtatgagatgctacccgcggatacggtccggctcatattattgggggggggggggggccgttcgtcggaaagctgtacattggatcgaaaaatgttgtaagttgggtggaactcccatgggattggctcatattattggggatccacatggcgaccgtccatcacaacttaatattgatgggttatcttgacatgtcacaataaacgacgtcatattattgggctcttattggacatgaggtaaaaacatggtggttactttggaagtaactgggctctaccttttgaaaattatggttggctgatattattcgggactatgatttgtcaattggactccatgttcccacaaaggaaaggagtttcccgttttcactagagggtagtgaaatcgttaaaatagtgggagtgtaattcataaaataaaattcgccatattttatgtcttagtaaattaattaaagaatcactgattattgtctatttccttttcagtatttcattacaatgaattcgcgtaatccactgttttcaattttcgaacaaaacaaactgactggcgcaaactatacggaatggttccgtaagtcaAAAATCATTCTTAGTTCggaaaaggctttctacgtgttagagaagcctcctccgaaggaagccccggttaatacaagtccggaagagttggccaaacttgatctatggtgggaccatgatatcaaggcaaaATGCtatatgcaggcttcgatgtctgatgaactttagaggcgatttgaggatgccgtgaatgctgctgacattcacaagaacctcaaggagctttttggagctcagtcaaggtcggagaggtatgccaccgtaagagagctcatgacgtgccgcatgcgagatgggacttcgatccgtgagcatggggtacacatgattgggctcattgaaaagttggtaacactccacttgacattagagcatgaactaagcgcggacttgttgttttttttctcttccttcatcgtttgatggatttgtgatgaacttcaatatgaacaagatagaggccacccttgaagagatggtcaatatgcttgtcacatatgaagccacactaaagaaggaaaAACCGGTATTCTTGGTTggttcctcttctaactctaagaaaaggccaagtggaaagggtaagaaacgttctgctccacccaagaagattgtaccaaataagaagggcaAGGCAAAGGCTTCAAACGGGATCAAAGATGATAATGCTTGCCACTACtgtaagaaacccggtcattggaaacgtaactacaaggaatacctcgagcagttgcgaactgcaaagggtatgttttacattgaaataaatgtttcgctaaatactacttcttgggtattggataccggatgtggatctcacatttgcaatgatttgcaggtgatgacaagaagtcataaGCTTAGgaagggtgagacccagctgaggctcggaaatggttctagagtcaaagcccaagaaataggagacgtttatttagttttgcagaacgattttaagttattttttagagatgttttatttgtgctagatttgattaaaaacattatttctatttctatgcttgatagagatggtttttcttgtaattttatgaatgagatttgcaatatttacaagaataaatgtttgattggaaatgaacaacttgaaaacgatctatatagcttaaaattaaaagacatttcaattaattatgttgataaactggTAACAACAAAAAGGagaaacgatagtcaaaacccggcaaaccatTGTCATGCTatgctaggtcatattttctcaaggaggatgaacaagctagtgggagagggcatgtttgatatgtctgatattaactctctacctacttgtgagtcctgcctaaaggaaaaaatgactaaatctcctttcaaagggaaacctgagcgcagccaaaatctgttggatttgatccatacggatgtttgcggtcAATttggattggtactaaatgtggtaacacctacttcattacctttactgatgattattctaggtatggatatttatatttgatgaaatataagtctgaagcatttgaaaggttcaaagaattcaaggctgaagtagaaaacaaacaaggtagaagtattaaagcacttcgatcggatcgaggtggagaatacttaagtaccgagtttttggactatctaaaagagaatgggattctctctcaatggactcctcctatgacacctcagctgaatggtgtttcggagcgacGCAaccgaaccttgttggacatggttcgatccatgatgagcttcactgagctcccaccatcgttttggggctacgcgctcgAAACGGCAgttttgttgttgaataacgtccacactaaagcagtagataagactccatacgagttatggaatggcaaagctcctaagtattcgtacttgaggatttggggatgtcctgcttacgtgaaacagacagtgggagataagttggatagtcgatccaccttatgttattttgtagggtatccgaagaattcaatcggatattatttctatcatcctactgaaacaaaaatgtttgtttcgaggaatgccaccttcatggagaaggagttcttattggataagaaaggcaagatgatggaacttgaagaaattcgagaagaacccgagatacaaaataacgatcctacacctcaagaatcatcaaacGACAAGCTTAtcactagaagatccgaaaggacttctagacctccaatgagatatggtctacttcttgaaggggatcaaagtgaacccgacattggatgtgatccaagaaacttcaaggaagcaatttctgatgcggattcgaatttatggcttgaaactatgcagtcggaaatagactcgatgcatactaaccaagtttggtctttagtagatcctcccgatggaattgttccaatagggtgtaaatggatctacaagagaaaacttgggcctgatggtaaagtattgacctacaaggcacgattggttgcaaaaggttatactcaaagacaagaagttgactatgatgaaactttttcaccagtcgcaatgttcaagtccataagaatccttattgccataacagcttggtatgactatgagatatggcaaatagatgtgaagactgcatttcttaatggaaacattaaggaagaaatctatatgatgcagcctgagggatacacatccatgggaagcgagcatacggtatgcaagcttcagagatcaatttatggtctcaaacaagtatcaagaagttggaaccaaaaatttgatgaaacaataaaggattttggtttcatcaaaaacccggaggaaccatgcgtgtacaagaaagtagttaaggatgcagtaacattcttagtactttatgttgatgacatcctactcattgggaatgacgtagggatgttgcagtcaacaaagatatggtcgtcgggtagattctcgatgaaagatttgggtaaggcgtcctatattctagggatacagatctatagagatagatctaagagaatgataggactcactcaagcaacctacatcgacattatattgaaaaggttttcaatggatgagtccaagagaggacatctacctatgtgtcatggaatttctctatccaagtctatgtgtcccaagactgacgaagagatatagaaaatgacacacataccatatgcgtcagccatagggagtatcatgtatgggatgatatctaccagatcggatgtggcctatgctctgagcgtcacaagcagatatcaagccaatcctggtcaaatgcattggaaagccgtgaaggatattcttaagtacttacaaaggactaagaatgtattcatggtttatggaggaagagaattgaaattggaaggctacaccgactctagcttccaaagtgacgtggatgactcgaagtcaacctctggatttgtattcttgctcaatggcggtgctgtctcttggaagagttccaagcaggacaccacaatggattccaccactgaagcagaatacattgcagcatcagctgctgctaaagaggcagtttggataaggaaattcatccaagagttgggagtaattcctgaagctgttggtctagtcccggtgtactgcgacaacactggtgccgttgctcaggaaaaggaaccaaggtctcatcaaagatccaaacacgtactgaggaaataccacatcatccgggagatcgtggaaagaggagacatcactgtcgagagagtgacctctgcagacaatatcgctgatccgcttactaagctcttgccaggaccattgtttgacaaacatcgcgaaacaatgggattacgtagtatgactagttggctttagggcaagtgagagattgaaagagtgggtgcccggttagccaacttgtggctaaggaattttatgactctatgtataaacaatcttttgtttaatataatttacacttttatggcattgactttatatttcttcatattgttatattatgatatactattgttgttttgataaagaccttgaatatactatagtgtatgtaagatgtggtagtacattgggatgactatcatgaaatacatcttatagtcactgtatattctaaacagttcctagtcaattgagtcgtacgctaataaggataaggatcgctcgagtttgagactagcatttgcgatgccgagtaccacgtttcattggtatggaacatagagatg comes from the Henckelia pumila isolate YLH828 chromosome 1, ASM3356847v2, whole genome shotgun sequence genome and includes:
- the LOC140873913 gene encoding pumilio homolog 12-like; this encodes MMDDTKFPTPGIYEFPMDSAGQKSFEDLKGKVLSIAKDPDGCQLLRQKLLEGRLEDTQIIFSELKDGICALMMDPFGGVVTGKLFEVCDEEQMNELVSSITSDVRLLMSLCLHSQGPQYLRIFLECLRTPEQISHVISVLTVPLARDEIGSRVISHCFDIFPAKESMPIHYAITNHFLEIAFNEIGSCLLQGLISGSVESLDPRTIISTTLFSGYRLSTQKFGSRVLLHVIGLEIQHMLFYLVDNVLKGAFADLSIDEYGSIVVKKLMGACRGKYAPRIINEIILSPKFLYILVDPCGYSVLEYAKDCCKVSSKDVEVYANMGK